A window of the Cellvibrio sp. pealriver genome harbors these coding sequences:
- a CDS encoding phytase produces the protein MIHLRTLLTACVLGAGATVMAITASANTLNNMPASFAPVLHAPLNVLYQQQPTYLSVGNTIDWRDAQGKSVAQLKQPAEFLDWRYPVSVESNGKKQDVLVAATVFLPEQQPGLVVLDPVTGELRELLRVPTPQFKIENICLSRAVGQHLSLYLLDERGTAEHWLVVDAAGNANARLLRRVPVAPNSKACAVDDEQDLLFIAEEGVGIWALGASEESQPDRKIVDMQKPFGKLSGGVEALAVLPQGLVAVIAEEKQLAVYSTTKAAFVQKQLIELPETDEPEVLKAVYRTDKKSVSIIVGDEKTGNHHVDLPWQATVSPSLVYPVVSVMPDAQTEPMLRFGDAADDPAIWINKKHPHKSRVIGTNKQQGLFVYDLQGKEVQHFNTGKLNNVDVRYGVAVGNQRVDIAVATNRDDNSLAIYTIDPRSGKLTFSGSVKTDLEEIYGFCLYQSPTQKTYAIPNGKSGEFQQIELTAVAAGKNKIEWNGNVVRRFYVKSQPEGCVADDKNQRLFIGEEDVALWTLGAEPTAGNSPELVLAAGDILVPDVEGVGVYHGKQHAYVVVSSQGNNTFVVMDALPPFKVRGRVRIDMDADKNIDGVSETDGLEVSSANFGKSFSEGLLVVQDGHKVMPEAPQNFKYVDWKKIREALQLD, from the coding sequence ATGATCCACTTGCGTACGTTGTTAACTGCCTGTGTGCTGGGCGCTGGTGCAACAGTAATGGCTATTACTGCATCGGCAAATACACTTAATAATATGCCAGCGTCATTCGCGCCGGTTTTGCATGCGCCGTTGAATGTGCTTTATCAGCAACAACCAACCTATTTGAGTGTGGGCAACACTATTGATTGGCGCGATGCCCAAGGGAAATCCGTTGCCCAATTAAAGCAGCCTGCGGAATTTCTTGACTGGCGTTACCCGGTTAGTGTCGAGTCAAACGGAAAAAAACAGGATGTACTGGTTGCCGCCACCGTTTTTTTACCTGAGCAACAACCGGGCTTGGTTGTGCTCGATCCTGTTACCGGTGAATTACGCGAGCTTCTGCGTGTGCCGACACCGCAATTTAAAATTGAAAATATTTGTTTGAGCCGCGCAGTTGGCCAGCATTTGTCATTGTATTTATTGGATGAGCGCGGCACAGCAGAGCATTGGTTAGTAGTAGATGCTGCAGGTAATGCCAATGCCAGATTACTGCGCCGTGTGCCGGTAGCGCCCAACAGTAAAGCCTGTGCAGTGGATGATGAACAGGATCTATTATTTATTGCTGAAGAGGGTGTTGGTATTTGGGCGCTCGGTGCATCGGAAGAATCGCAACCTGATCGTAAAATTGTGGATATGCAAAAACCTTTCGGGAAATTATCGGGTGGCGTAGAAGCGCTTGCTGTTTTGCCGCAAGGGTTGGTGGCTGTTATCGCAGAAGAAAAACAATTGGCTGTGTATTCCACTACCAAGGCCGCGTTTGTACAGAAGCAGCTAATCGAATTACCGGAAACCGATGAACCGGAAGTGCTAAAAGCGGTTTATCGTACAGACAAAAAATCCGTATCCATTATTGTTGGTGATGAAAAAACCGGTAACCATCACGTTGATTTGCCTTGGCAAGCCACAGTGTCGCCGTCGCTTGTCTATCCCGTTGTGTCGGTGATGCCGGATGCGCAAACCGAACCCATGTTGCGCTTTGGCGATGCGGCGGACGACCCGGCTATTTGGATCAATAAAAAACATCCGCACAAAAGCCGTGTTATTGGCACGAACAAACAGCAAGGATTATTTGTATACGATTTACAAGGCAAGGAAGTCCAGCATTTCAATACGGGCAAATTAAATAACGTGGATGTGCGTTATGGCGTTGCTGTTGGCAACCAACGTGTTGATATCGCGGTGGCAACCAATCGCGATGACAACAGTTTGGCGATTTACACCATTGACCCGCGCTCGGGAAAGCTCACCTTTTCCGGTAGTGTAAAAACCGATTTGGAAGAAATTTACGGTTTTTGCTTGTATCAATCACCTACGCAAAAAACCTATGCCATTCCTAATGGCAAGAGTGGTGAATTCCAACAAATTGAATTAACCGCCGTTGCTGCGGGTAAAAATAAAATCGAGTGGAATGGAAATGTTGTGCGCCGTTTTTATGTTAAAAGCCAACCCGAAGGTTGCGTGGCAGATGATAAAAACCAGCGTTTGTTTATTGGTGAAGAGGATGTTGCACTCTGGACGCTCGGCGCTGAGCCTACCGCTGGCAATTCACCGGAATTAGTATTGGCTGCGGGCGATATTCTGGTGCCGGATGTAGAAGGTGTTGGTGTTTATCACGGCAAGCAACACGCGTATGTGGTGGTATCCAGCCAGGGCAATAATACCTTTGTGGTGATGGATGCATTGCCTCCATTCAAGGTGCGTGGTCGCGTGCGTATCGATATGGATGCGGATAAAAATATCGATGGCGTATCAGAAACCGATGGGCTCGAAGTGAGTTCTGCGAACTTTGGGAAATCGTTTAGTGAAGGGCTGTTGGTAGTGCAAGACGGTCACAAGGTCATGCCGGAAGCACCGCAGAATTTCAAATATGTGGATTGGAAAAAAATTCGCGAAGCATTGCAGTTGGATTAA
- a CDS encoding GNAT family N-acetyltransferase: protein MDMIRLATREDLAGLLALYRELRPHDPELSVAQADNALHELLSNPNISLIVVEENQQLIASCMLGLIPTLTNGARPFAMIEHVITNSHCRGKGFGTRMLRFAIDLAWQKNCYKVMLLSGMQRVEAHRVYEKLGFRGDVEKGYALKPEWYLPAQNG, encoded by the coding sequence ATGGATATGATTCGCTTGGCAACCCGCGAAGACCTCGCGGGTTTGCTTGCACTCTACCGCGAGCTACGCCCGCATGATCCGGAACTATCGGTGGCGCAAGCAGACAATGCACTGCACGAGTTACTCAGTAACCCCAACATCTCTCTCATAGTGGTAGAGGAAAACCAACAGCTTATTGCCAGTTGCATGTTGGGGCTTATTCCCACACTGACCAACGGTGCCCGCCCTTTTGCAATGATCGAACATGTGATCACTAACAGCCACTGCCGCGGCAAAGGTTTTGGTACACGCATGCTGCGTTTTGCAATTGATCTGGCATGGCAAAAAAATTGTTACAAAGTGATGTTGCTGTCAGGAATGCAGCGAGTAGAAGCCCACAGGGTGTACGAAAAATTAGGCTTCCGCGGCGATGTGGAAAAAGGTTATGCGTTGAAGCCGGAGTGGTATTTACCGGCACAAAACGGATGA
- a CDS encoding gluconokinase — translation MPHPLLLSNPNANTHLIILMGVSGSGKTTLAKALAEHYGYQYRDGDDFHSQEARDHMASGKPLTDDMRLPWVIRMRDYFREAARTQQHSTLAFSGLKQAHRNELRKAGLKTLFLFLHSDKNTIQTRVNNRAGHFMSPSLVNSQFDSLEDPTQESDVAIIDVSAPFEHVLAHAISVVDSAFYE, via the coding sequence ATGCCTCACCCACTGCTTTTATCCAACCCCAATGCCAATACCCACCTAATCATTCTGATGGGAGTTTCTGGTAGCGGAAAAACAACGCTCGCCAAGGCCTTGGCAGAACACTATGGCTACCAGTATCGGGATGGGGATGACTTTCACAGTCAGGAAGCGCGCGACCACATGGCGAGCGGCAAACCGCTCACCGATGACATGCGCCTGCCGTGGGTGATCCGCATGCGTGACTATTTCCGCGAGGCGGCGCGCACCCAACAGCATTCCACACTGGCCTTTTCGGGATTAAAACAAGCGCACCGCAATGAGCTGCGCAAAGCGGGATTGAAAACATTATTTTTATTCCTGCACAGCGACAAAAACACCATACAAACACGCGTTAATAATCGCGCAGGCCATTTCATGTCACCCAGTTTGGTGAACAGCCAGTTTGATAGCCTGGAAGATCCCACTCAGGAAAGTGATGTGGCCATCATTGATGTGAGCGCACCGTTTGAACACGTACTTGCTCACGCAATTAGCGTTGTGGACAGTGCATTTTATGAATAG
- a CDS encoding LacI family DNA-binding transcriptional regulator, with the protein MKIAKKDSVNKKITLTDVADLAGVSAITVSRVINQPEKVSEALRAQVQKAIDALGYIPNQHASSLASSRSRVIGVAIPSLSNIVFTDVLRGIYEVMGNTGYKVLLVDTHYSPLEEERMIRTLLSQSPEGLIITGGDQTKACQQFLQKARIPIVQIMELLPDAIDMNVGFSHSQAGYDVATHLLAQGYERIGFIGARMDPRVQQRMQGYKLALEQAGKYEKHYIATTPEPSSICAGGELFKSVMALTNGTLDAIFCANDDLALGALFEAQRMNINVPKDLAICGFNDTEAAAYVNPSLTSVSVGRYEMGVKAAEMIIRVLDEQTIESKQVDMGYTIRERASTQRLA; encoded by the coding sequence ATGAAAATAGCGAAAAAAGACAGCGTAAATAAGAAAATTACCCTGACCGATGTGGCTGACCTTGCCGGTGTTAGTGCTATCACTGTATCGCGCGTGATTAACCAGCCAGAGAAAGTGTCTGAGGCGCTTCGTGCCCAGGTGCAAAAAGCGATCGACGCTTTGGGGTACATACCCAATCAACACGCCAGCTCGTTGGCATCGTCCCGCTCGCGGGTCATTGGCGTGGCGATCCCTTCGTTGAGCAACATTGTATTTACCGATGTGTTGCGCGGTATTTATGAGGTTATGGGGAATACCGGCTACAAGGTGCTGTTGGTCGATACCCATTATTCGCCGTTAGAAGAAGAGCGGATGATCCGCACCTTGCTTAGCCAATCGCCGGAGGGGTTGATCATTACCGGTGGTGACCAGACCAAAGCCTGTCAGCAATTCCTGCAAAAAGCGCGCATCCCTATCGTACAGATTATGGAATTACTGCCCGATGCAATCGATATGAATGTCGGTTTTTCACATTCGCAAGCGGGCTATGACGTAGCAACGCATTTGTTGGCGCAGGGATATGAACGCATCGGGTTTATCGGTGCGCGTATGGACCCGCGCGTACAGCAGCGGATGCAAGGTTACAAGTTGGCGCTTGAGCAGGCGGGCAAATATGAAAAACATTACATCGCCACAACGCCTGAGCCTTCATCGATTTGTGCGGGCGGTGAATTATTTAAAAGTGTTATGGCATTAACCAATGGAACGCTGGATGCGATTTTTTGCGCGAATGACGATTTGGCATTAGGCGCTTTATTTGAAGCCCAGCGCATGAATATCAACGTACCGAAAGATCTGGCTATTTGCGGTTTTAACGATACAGAAGCCGCCGCTTATGTGAATCCATCCCTGACCAGTGTGTCTGTTGGTCGTTATGAGATGGGAGTCAAAGCAGCTGAGATGATCATCCGGGTGTTGGATGAGCAAACCATCGAGTCAAAACAAGTGGATATGGGATACACCATCCGCGAGCGCGCATCCACCCAGCGATTGGCGTAA
- a CDS encoding MFS transporter, which produces MVNTQESHAINNDRLAKLRLRERIGYGLGDAGFNFYWAIIGSYLVFFYTDVFGIGAAAAATMVTVTKVIDAITDPIIGGIADRTNTRWGKFRPYLLWGALPMMGAGVLTMSTPDLDETGKLIWAYATYSLLMLCYTVLNMPYNSLSAVLTGNVQERNTLNSTRFFFAYFSSIIVGAATPELAEYFGDGDRYSAKGWQLTMAVYAVIASCLFIVTFLTTRERIQPAAHQEKTNPLNDLKDLFVCRPWMILFVLALVFMIAMTLRGSSAAYYFRYFVERPDLLGNYIGLQMAGLMVGAMMASTVTKYIDKRKLMMWLMCVVAVLSIAFTFVPKPDRHGVVDITVNEAVQLDAQTLLGSAHEDGDRYQWLRHDKIFWIIKERVPLAETGAGLTLENAKGQVISVIRTRVNGSEQDSADLPGEIIWMFALNILISIALGFKPPITWAMYADVADYNEWKNGRRATAMTFAATTFSQKIGSAVGSALMLSVLAVMGYQAGQMQAGASLDSIVYMQTIVPGMFALLTALSLVFYNLTDKQVENIQHELSSRNN; this is translated from the coding sequence ATGGTGAATACGCAGGAATCCCATGCAATAAATAATGATCGTCTTGCAAAATTACGCTTGCGTGAGCGGATTGGCTATGGTTTGGGCGATGCCGGATTTAATTTTTATTGGGCGATTATTGGTTCTTATCTCGTCTTTTTTTATACCGATGTTTTTGGCATTGGTGCCGCTGCCGCAGCGACTATGGTAACGGTGACAAAAGTTATCGATGCGATTACCGATCCCATCATTGGCGGTATTGCGGACCGCACCAATACGCGTTGGGGAAAATTCCGGCCTTATTTATTGTGGGGTGCCTTACCCATGATGGGTGCCGGTGTGCTCACCATGAGCACGCCGGATTTGGACGAGACCGGAAAATTAATTTGGGCCTATGCGACCTACAGTTTATTAATGCTTTGCTACACCGTGTTGAATATGCCGTACAACTCGTTATCGGCAGTGCTTACCGGCAATGTGCAAGAGCGCAATACACTCAACAGCACGCGCTTCTTTTTTGCGTATTTCAGCAGCATTATCGTGGGTGCGGCCACGCCGGAACTGGCGGAATATTTTGGCGATGGTGATCGCTACTCGGCCAAAGGTTGGCAATTAACCATGGCGGTGTATGCGGTGATTGCATCCTGTTTATTTATCGTCACTTTTTTAACAACGCGCGAGCGCATTCAGCCGGCCGCTCATCAAGAAAAAACCAATCCTCTGAATGACCTAAAAGATTTATTTGTCTGTCGCCCCTGGATGATTTTATTTGTATTGGCATTGGTATTCATGATCGCCATGACCCTGCGTGGCAGTTCAGCCGCTTATTATTTCCGTTACTTTGTTGAGCGTCCGGACTTGTTAGGGAATTATATCGGTTTGCAAATGGCAGGTTTGATGGTGGGCGCAATGATGGCATCGACCGTGACCAAATACATTGATAAACGCAAACTGATGATGTGGTTGATGTGTGTGGTTGCCGTGTTATCGATTGCCTTTACGTTTGTTCCAAAACCGGATCGCCATGGTGTGGTGGATATTACCGTTAATGAAGCGGTGCAGTTGGATGCGCAAACATTACTGGGTTCCGCACATGAAGATGGTGACCGCTATCAATGGCTGCGTCATGACAAAATTTTCTGGATTATTAAAGAGCGCGTACCTCTTGCTGAAACCGGTGCAGGGCTCACGCTTGAAAATGCCAAAGGACAAGTGATCAGCGTTATTCGCACTCGTGTTAATGGCAGCGAGCAAGACAGTGCGGACTTGCCCGGCGAAATTATATGGATGTTTGCGCTCAATATTTTGATCAGCATTGCGCTCGGGTTTAAGCCTCCTATTACCTGGGCAATGTATGCCGATGTGGCGGATTACAACGAGTGGAAAAATGGCCGCCGTGCAACGGCTATGACATTTGCGGCAACGACATTTTCACAAAAAATCGGCAGTGCAGTTGGTTCGGCGCTGATGTTATCAGTGTTGGCGGTGATGGGTTATCAAGCCGGGCAAATGCAAGCCGGCGCATCGCTCGATAGTATTGTTTATATGCAGACTATTGTGCCGGGAATGTTTGCATTGCTTACCGCGTTGTCGTTGGTGTTTTACAACCTGACAGACAAACAAGTTGAAAATATTCAACACGAATTATCGTCTCGAAATAATTAA
- a CDS encoding GH36-type glycosyl hydrolase domain-containing protein → MLNPTDTGDRYELHSPTAMPRAAGFLWNQRMMIQSTCRGYAVAQFMQPEPAKYAYAPNLEAKTFMQPEQPYYAHHPGRFFYVKDEETGEIFSAPYEPVRAAYDRYVFSVGKNDLRWTLQTLGIEIELTLSLPVADVVELWEVNVINRSGRSRRISVYPYFPVGYMSWMNQSAEYRADVGGIVASCVTPYQKVADHFKNKWFKDKTFFLHEQTPTAWEAKQESFEGEGGLHYPSGLQQELLSCGDARYETPAAILQYRETFLPDDKKTYRFIFGPAFDDVEISKLRNTYLSEHGFAKARAEYTAYVASGRGCLHIETPDAELNNFVNNWLPRQVFYHGDVNRLTTDPQTRNYLQDNTGMTFIKPDVTRAAFLHALSQQESSGAMPDGILLVEGAELKYINQIPHTDHCVWLPVCLKTYLDETNDYAILDELVAGHDGKTLSVFERISNAMDWLLQARDYRGLSFIAQGDWCDPMNMVGYKGKGVSGWLSVATAYALNLWAEVCEKISRKDLQQKYIAGAADINAAVNKHLWDGEWFGRGITDDDVVFGVSKDNEGRIFLNPQSWAILGGAASEDQRKKMIAAVEAQLETPYGVAMLAPAYTAMRDDVGRVTQKHPGSAENGSVYNHAAIFYIYSLFTIAEKDRAYKLLRQMIPGPSEADYLQRGQLPVYIPNYYRGAYHQYPRTAGRSSQLFNTGTVSWVYRCLVEGVFGLQGGTEGLWVNPQLPSAWQEAKAIREFRGARFHVSIKRVAIDKVQLYCDGELLDDNCVRSIKAGSEYHLEVLIP, encoded by the coding sequence TTGCTAAATCCCACTGATACTGGTGATCGCTACGAATTGCACAGCCCCACCGCTATGCCGCGTGCAGCGGGTTTTTTATGGAATCAGCGGATGATGATCCAATCAACCTGCCGCGGTTATGCGGTTGCGCAATTTATGCAACCCGAACCTGCCAAATATGCGTATGCGCCCAACCTGGAAGCAAAAACATTTATGCAGCCAGAGCAGCCCTATTATGCGCATCATCCCGGGCGATTTTTTTATGTCAAAGATGAAGAGACGGGAGAGATTTTTTCAGCGCCTTACGAACCGGTGCGCGCAGCGTATGACCGTTACGTATTTTCAGTAGGCAAAAATGATTTGCGCTGGACGCTGCAAACACTCGGCATTGAAATTGAATTAACGCTGTCTCTGCCTGTGGCAGATGTTGTTGAATTATGGGAAGTGAATGTTATCAATCGCTCCGGGCGTTCGCGCCGTATCAGTGTCTATCCCTATTTTCCGGTGGGATATATGTCATGGATGAATCAGTCCGCGGAATATCGCGCTGATGTGGGCGGAATTGTCGCAAGTTGCGTCACGCCCTATCAAAAAGTGGCTGATCACTTTAAAAATAAATGGTTCAAAGACAAAACGTTTTTCCTGCATGAGCAAACACCAACAGCCTGGGAGGCAAAGCAGGAAAGTTTTGAAGGCGAAGGCGGTTTGCATTATCCGTCTGGTTTGCAGCAAGAGTTGCTGTCTTGCGGTGATGCGCGCTATGAAACACCGGCTGCCATTTTGCAATACCGCGAAACATTTTTGCCTGACGATAAAAAAACCTACCGTTTTATTTTTGGCCCGGCATTTGATGATGTGGAAATCAGCAAGCTGCGTAATACCTATTTAAGTGAGCATGGCTTTGCCAAAGCCCGCGCTGAGTATACGGCGTATGTTGCGAGCGGAAGAGGTTGTTTGCACATTGAAACACCGGATGCCGAGCTGAATAATTTTGTCAATAATTGGCTGCCGCGCCAGGTGTTTTATCACGGTGATGTAAACCGTCTGACAACGGACCCGCAAACGCGCAATTATCTGCAAGACAATACGGGCATGACGTTTATCAAGCCCGATGTTACGCGCGCGGCGTTTTTACATGCACTCAGCCAGCAGGAAAGTTCAGGCGCAATGCCGGATGGAATTTTATTGGTAGAGGGGGCAGAGCTTAAATACATCAACCAAATTCCTCATACTGATCACTGTGTATGGCTGCCGGTGTGTTTAAAAACCTATCTGGATGAAACCAACGATTACGCGATTTTGGATGAGCTGGTGGCAGGGCATGATGGTAAAACCCTGAGCGTATTTGAGCGAATCAGCAACGCGATGGATTGGTTGTTGCAGGCGCGCGATTATCGCGGCTTGAGTTTTATCGCCCAAGGTGATTGGTGTGATCCCATGAATATGGTGGGATACAAAGGAAAAGGTGTTTCTGGTTGGTTATCTGTCGCAACTGCTTATGCGTTGAATCTGTGGGCGGAAGTGTGTGAAAAAATATCACGCAAAGATTTGCAGCAAAAATATATCGCAGGTGCGGCAGACATTAATGCTGCTGTGAATAAACATCTGTGGGATGGCGAATGGTTTGGTCGTGGCATCACAGATGATGATGTAGTGTTCGGGGTCAGCAAAGATAACGAAGGGCGTATTTTTTTAAACCCGCAAAGTTGGGCGATTCTTGGCGGTGCGGCAAGCGAAGATCAGCGCAAAAAAATGATTGCCGCAGTAGAAGCGCAATTGGAAACACCTTACGGTGTCGCCATGTTGGCTCCTGCATATACCGCTATGCGCGACGATGTAGGCCGCGTTACCCAGAAGCACCCTGGCTCTGCAGAGAATGGCTCGGTCTACAATCATGCGGCGATTTTTTATATCTACAGTTTGTTTACGATTGCAGAAAAAGATCGCGCCTATAAATTATTGCGGCAGATGATTCCGGGGCCAAGTGAAGCTGATTATTTGCAGCGCGGCCAACTGCCTGTCTATATCCCCAATTATTATCGCGGCGCTTATCATCAGTATCCGCGTACCGCTGGCCGTTCATCGCAGCTATTTAATACCGGGACTGTATCCTGGGTGTATCGCTGTTTGGTTGAAGGTGTGTTTGGTTTGCAGGGGGGCACCGAAGGTTTGTGGGTCAATCCGCAATTGCCGTCAGCGTGGCAAGAGGCGAAAGCGATACGCGAGTTTCGCGGTGCGCGTTTTCATGTGAGCATCAAGCGTGTTGCGATCGATAAGGTGCAGTTGTATTGCGATGGTGAGCTGCTGGACGACAATTGTGTGCGCAGTATCAAGGCTGGAAGTGAATACCATCTGGAGGTATTGATCCCCTGA
- a CDS encoding IS3 family transposase (programmed frameshift) yields the protein MNPVIKRTQRDYSLAFKLALVDQIEKGEMTYKQAQSRYGIQGRSTVLCWLRKHGQLDWSLGLPAKGLLMSDNPRPQTPEQRIKELEQQLALTQQKADFFEAVVDVLKRDYGVSVGKKAARNIIQTKTLAGLSVVRGCQLLGISRQAWYQQCKRVRQREVHTQILLDAVQRERALQPCIGTRKLQRLLQQSALVVGRDRLFALLREHRLLVPTKRAYHKTTHSHHRFRKHPNLLKPGEHQVIPQRPEHVWVADITYLPVHQGEAYLSLVTDAYSRKIVGHCVHDNLKAESVIGAYKQALQQRRSGDELIHHSDRGIQYCSAQYQKLHYQYGVHCSMTDGYDCYQNALAERVNGILKSEFLIRKPRDLAEAKVMVAESIRIYNERRPHLSLEYKTPDEVHRAFG from the exons ATGAATCCCGTTATTAAACGCACCCAGCGTGATTACTCTCTCGCCTTTAAATTGGCTCTTGTCGATCAAATCGAAAAAGGAGAGATGACTTATAAACAAGCCCAGTCTCGCTACGGTATACAAGGCAGATCTACAGTCTTGTGTTGGCTGCGCAAGCATGGTCAACTGGATTGGTCATTAGGTTTACCAGCAAAAGGCCTCCTCATGTCCGATAATCCTCGCCCTCAAACGCCAGAACAGCGCATCAAAGAACTGGAACAGCAGCTCGCTCTAACCCAACAAAAAGCGGATTTTTTCGAAGCGGTGGTTGATGTACTCAAGCGCGACTATGGAGTCAGCGTGG GTAAAAAAGCCGCACGGAACATCATCCAAACGAAAACGTTAGCGGGTTTATCCGTTGTCCGTGGTTGCCAGCTACTCGGCATCAGTCGGCAAGCCTGGTATCAACAATGTAAGCGGGTGCGACAACGAGAAGTGCACACGCAGATACTCCTTGATGCGGTGCAGCGTGAACGTGCATTACAACCCTGCATCGGAACGCGCAAACTACAGCGCTTGTTACAACAATCCGCATTGGTTGTGGGGCGAGATCGACTGTTTGCTTTGCTGCGCGAACATCGCCTGCTGGTTCCCACCAAGCGGGCTTATCACAAAACAACGCACAGCCATCATCGCTTTCGCAAACATCCCAATCTTCTGAAGCCTGGTGAACATCAAGTGATTCCGCAACGACCAGAACATGTTTGGGTGGCTGACATTACCTATTTACCCGTGCATCAGGGCGAGGCCTATTTGAGTTTGGTGACCGATGCCTATTCGCGCAAGATTGTGGGGCATTGCGTCCATGACAATCTGAAGGCTGAGTCAGTAATCGGTGCGTATAAACAAGCACTACAGCAGCGACGCAGTGGTGATGAGCTCATCCACCATTCAGATCGGGGTATTCAGTATTGTTCAGCGCAATACCAGAAATTGCATTATCAATACGGTGTTCATTGTTCGATGACGGATGGTTACGACTGCTATCAAAATGCGCTGGCAGAGCGTGTGAATGGTATTTTGAAAAGTGAGTTTTTGATAAGGAAACCCAGGGATCTTGCAGAAGCAAAAGTGATGGTGGCCGAGTCGATTCGGATCTACAACGAACGTCGTCCGCATCTATCCCTAGAATACAAAACGCCCGATGAGGTGCATCGGGCGTTTGGATAA
- the maoP gene encoding DUF413 domain-containing protein, whose amino-acid sequence MLPREHYLKQTFQDAVNFPDGFEKGGLTDIQARLIRKQGVLVNALSMDEVSDPTPEDLHILKVISNQSAPKSPIEQAWIKYLSIVKARQASAPAKTTKAKTTKTKAAAESNTEQPADEAKPAKAAKKTTKTAKAE is encoded by the coding sequence ATGTTGCCGCGTGAACATTATCTGAAACAAACCTTCCAGGATGCCGTGAACTTTCCTGACGGCTTTGAAAAAGGAGGCCTGACGGATATCCAGGCCAGATTGATACGCAAACAAGGGGTACTGGTCAATGCACTGTCCATGGATGAAGTTTCTGACCCCACTCCTGAAGATCTGCATATACTCAAAGTCATATCCAACCAAAGTGCACCAAAAAGCCCAATCGAACAGGCCTGGATCAAATACCTCTCAATTGTAAAAGCACGGCAGGCTTCAGCTCCGGCAAAAACCACCAAAGCCAAAACGACCAAAACCAAGGCCGCCGCGGAATCCAACACTGAACAACCTGCCGATGAAGCCAAGCCAGCAAAAGCAGCCAAGAAAACCACTAAAACTGCAAAAGCGGAATAA
- the rpsT gene encoding 30S ribosomal protein S20, with protein MANTPQAKKRARQNEKARKHNASMRSMGRTYLKKVLAAIATGDKAAATAAYVSAVAVIDRIADKGLIHKNKAARHKSRLNAKIKALATA; from the coding sequence GTGGCAAATACACCCCAAGCCAAAAAACGCGCGCGTCAGAATGAAAAAGCTCGCAAGCACAACGCAAGCATGCGCTCTATGGGGCGTACCTACCTCAAGAAAGTGCTGGCAGCTATCGCTACTGGCGACAAAGCAGCGGCAACAGCTGCTTATGTTTCAGCTGTTGCGGTAATTGACCGCATCGCTGACAAAGGTCTGATCCACAAGAACAAAGCTGCTCGCCACAAGAGCCGTTTGAATGCAAAAATCAAGGCTCTGGCTACCGCCTAA